A section of the Zavarzinella sp. genome encodes:
- a CDS encoding 2Fe-2S iron-sulfur cluster-binding protein, producing the protein MATVYVNDQPVDIGEERLNCIQVAQRAAVEVPHYCYHPALTVVASCRMCLIEMGDLKDGKVTMIPKVFPGCQTPVKDGTVIVTGEYQKRPADLPRLPYPDNYVPGDKAKKAQADTLEGLLLNHPLDCSVCDKAGECKLQDYSFTYGRSESRLVDEKNQPPNKPELSSKITLFTDRCIMCSRCVRFTREVAGTAELQVVSRGHHAEIDVFPGEPLENKLAGNVVDLCPVGALGSKDFLYKQRVWYLKSNDSVCAGCSTGCSIEVDTNKNVVFRLRPRENPRLRATSCAMKVAMVTII; encoded by the coding sequence ATGGCAACGGTATATGTGAACGACCAGCCGGTCGACATCGGGGAAGAGCGATTAAACTGCATCCAGGTTGCCCAACGTGCTGCCGTGGAAGTGCCCCACTATTGCTACCACCCCGCACTGACTGTAGTGGCATCGTGCCGCATGTGCCTGATTGAAATGGGCGACCTGAAAGATGGCAAAGTGACCATGATTCCCAAGGTTTTCCCCGGCTGCCAGACTCCTGTCAAAGATGGCACAGTCATTGTGACGGGTGAATACCAGAAGCGACCTGCCGATCTGCCACGATTGCCATATCCGGATAACTACGTCCCGGGTGATAAAGCCAAAAAAGCCCAGGCGGACACGCTGGAAGGCCTGCTGCTGAACCACCCACTGGACTGTTCGGTGTGCGACAAAGCGGGCGAATGCAAGCTGCAGGATTACAGTTTTACCTACGGTCGCAGCGAATCTCGACTGGTTGATGAAAAGAACCAGCCACCGAATAAACCTGAACTCAGCTCCAAAATTACCCTGTTCACCGATCGCTGCATCATGTGCAGTCGGTGCGTGCGGTTCACCCGCGAAGTTGCTGGTACTGCGGAGCTTCAGGTGGTCAGTCGTGGTCACCATGCGGAAATTGATGTATTTCCCGGAGAGCCACTGGAAAACAAACTTGCAGGGAACGTGGTTGATCTCTGTCCGGTGGGAGCCCTGGGCAGCAAAGATTTTCTATACAAACAGCGTGTCTGGTACCTCAAAAGCAACGACAGCGTTTGTGCAGGGTGCAGCACGGGCTGTAGTATTGAAGTCGATACCAACAAAAATGTTGTCTTTCGCCTGCGGCCACGGGAAAACCCCAGGCTCAGGGCTACTTCATGTGCGATGAAGGTCGCCATGGTTACCATTATTTGA
- a CDS encoding DUF1330 domain-containing protein produces the protein MPAYVVFIREKTIDQSELEAYWARVSETLHGHPLKVLAAYGKHLTLEGPEVEGIVIAEFPTLEEARAWYESPAYQAAAQYRHRGAVYRGLIVEGV, from the coding sequence ATGCCAGCTTATGTCGTATTCATTCGAGAAAAGACGATCGATCAGTCGGAACTGGAAGCCTATTGGGCACGTGTTTCTGAAACTCTACACGGCCATCCATTAAAGGTGCTGGCTGCTTATGGCAAGCATCTTACGCTTGAAGGACCAGAAGTTGAGGGGATCGTCATCGCTGAATTCCCGACTTTGGAAGAAGCCCGTGCCTGGTACGAAAGCCCAGCCTATCAGGCTGCTGCCCAGTATCGACATCGTGGTGCCGTCTATCGGGGCTTGATTGTTGAAGGGGTATGA
- the ndhC gene encoding NADH-quinone oxidoreductase subunit A: MIFSEVVVTTAGVESAFNIADYFPVFIFLGVAFLFAVGTLCASQLTHLLGLKPAKPTTVKLMPYESGMDPVGSARMHIDIKYYLIAILFLVFDVELLFLYPWAVTAYADSTPTAWKELFGRIVFWEVIVFIFSLVVGYIYAWRKGVFQWR, encoded by the coding sequence ATGATTTTCAGCGAAGTTGTCGTTACCACCGCTGGGGTAGAGTCTGCTTTTAACATTGCGGACTATTTTCCAGTGTTTATCTTCCTCGGCGTCGCTTTCCTATTCGCCGTGGGCACGTTGTGTGCATCTCAATTGACGCACCTGCTTGGGTTAAAGCCCGCTAAACCCACTACCGTGAAGTTAATGCCCTACGAAAGTGGGATGGATCCTGTGGGGTCTGCCCGCATGCACATCGACATTAAATATTACCTGATCGCAATTCTCTTTCTGGTATTCGACGTTGAGTTATTGTTCCTATATCCCTGGGCGGTAACGGCTTACGCCGATTCAACCCCCACCGCATGGAAGGAACTTTTTGGCCGAATCGTCTTCTGGGAAGTGATAGTGTTTATCTTTTCGCTGGTCGTCGGTTATATCTACGCATGGCGAAAAGGAGTTTTTCAATGGCGGTAG
- a CDS encoding NADH-quinone oxidoreductase subunit C has translation MTELLEQFRTSYPQIVVEPSQFRSNQRWTVPAEHLFATAQWLSAKGFDLLVDIAGIDYLQYPNATDRYGVVYALANTQTSARVFLKVMLNDPEPTVDSVYPIWKGADWLEREVYDMFGINFLGHPDLRRILLPEGFVSYPLRKDYPMRGLGERHNFESVIRSES, from the coding sequence ATGACAGAACTTCTGGAACAATTCCGAACCAGCTACCCACAGATTGTGGTGGAACCATCGCAGTTTCGTTCCAACCAGCGTTGGACTGTGCCTGCAGAACATCTGTTCGCCACCGCACAATGGTTGTCGGCCAAGGGCTTCGATCTGCTGGTTGACATCGCTGGTATTGATTATCTGCAATACCCCAACGCCACTGATCGCTATGGCGTGGTGTATGCCCTGGCTAATACTCAAACATCTGCCCGAGTGTTCCTGAAAGTGATGCTGAACGATCCCGAGCCCACGGTCGACAGTGTGTACCCCATCTGGAAGGGTGCGGACTGGCTGGAACGGGAAGTCTACGATATGTTTGGCATTAACTTCCTTGGCCATCCGGACTTGCGGCGAATTCTGCTGCCGGAAGGCTTTGTTTCGTACCCACTGCGAAAGGATTACCCAATGCGTGGACTTGGCGAGCGGCACAATTTCGAATCTGTCATCCGGTCCGAAAGTTAA
- a CDS encoding winged helix-turn-helix domain-containing protein, whose product MPIPDYQSIMLPLLRLTSDGNTHSFRSTIDKLAEEYSLTTEERNELLPSGKQPTFDNRVGWARTYMTKAGLLFAPKKGLIQITPRGTQVLNQNPTLINVPFLEQFDEFIAFRTFSVVELTISTGGDSTLFSILPLQLKLRIPQQGLAQTCKFARIRRRWPD is encoded by the coding sequence TTGCCAATCCCAGACTACCAGTCAATTATGTTGCCGTTACTGCGTTTGACCTCTGATGGCAATACGCATTCATTCCGATCTACGATTGACAAACTTGCAGAAGAATACAGTTTGACTACAGAAGAGCGAAATGAACTGCTTCCAAGTGGAAAACAACCAACTTTCGACAATCGAGTCGGTTGGGCCAGGACATATATGACAAAGGCGGGGCTACTGTTTGCACCGAAGAAGGGTCTGATTCAGATCACGCCTCGCGGCACGCAGGTACTCAACCAAAACCCAACTCTGATCAACGTTCCATTCCTTGAACAATTTGACGAATTTATTGCTTTCCGAACTTTCTCAGTAGTGGAATTGACAATCTCAACCGGTGGCGATTCTACTTTATTTTCCATATTACCTTTACAATTGAAACTAAGGATTCCCCAACAGGGATTGGCGCAAACATGCAAGTTCGCTAGGATTAGAAGAAGATGGCCTGATTAA
- a CDS encoding NADH-quinone oxidoreductase subunit D, whose amino-acid sequence MPVTLANPFPTATDAPEKEFQYTLNFGPQHPATHTTLRLVLTLEGETIIKAVPDIGYLHSGFEKLGEDLDFNQYVTIVDRMNYISPIANEVAWHHAVETLMGIELTPRCKYIRTIIAELARISDHLLCVGACALDLGGITGFLYAFNMREKVYNIFERMAGQRFHPSYTRVGGLMFDVDDGWVELIRKFIREEFPKAHADICKLLNRNKIFLDRTKGVGVLSKEEAISRSAAGPIARASGVVRDLRKDEPYLAYNDFDFRVICARDGDCLARYLVRMEEMRESASIISQAIENIPVGPVNISVDDKLTIPDKSATYRSIEGLIQHFELFMWNRRWQPPVDECYAATEAPNGELGFYIVSDGEGGAYRAKTRPPSFIHFAMFPHLIEGHTIGDVPAVLGSLNIIAAELDR is encoded by the coding sequence ATGCCAGTAACACTCGCGAATCCATTTCCCACTGCCACCGATGCACCGGAGAAGGAATTTCAGTACACACTGAACTTTGGCCCGCAGCACCCTGCGACGCACACCACGCTGCGGCTGGTGCTGACGCTGGAAGGGGAAACCATCATCAAAGCGGTGCCCGATATTGGCTACCTGCATAGTGGTTTCGAAAAACTGGGCGAAGACCTCGACTTTAATCAGTACGTGACGATTGTTGATCGGATGAACTATATTTCGCCGATTGCCAACGAAGTTGCGTGGCATCACGCAGTGGAAACGTTGATGGGGATCGAATTGACCCCACGATGCAAGTACATTCGTACAATTATTGCAGAATTAGCCCGCATCAGCGACCACCTGCTCTGCGTGGGGGCCTGTGCCCTCGACCTGGGTGGAATTACCGGCTTTCTGTATGCGTTTAACATGCGGGAAAAGGTGTACAACATCTTTGAACGGATGGCTGGCCAGCGTTTTCACCCCAGCTACACCCGCGTGGGTGGGCTGATGTTCGATGTGGATGATGGCTGGGTGGAACTGATTCGCAAGTTTATCCGCGAAGAGTTTCCGAAAGCACATGCCGACATCTGCAAGCTGCTCAATCGCAATAAAATCTTTCTTGACCGCACCAAAGGCGTTGGCGTGTTGTCGAAGGAAGAAGCGATCAGCCGCAGTGCTGCTGGACCAATCGCCCGTGCCTCCGGCGTGGTGCGGGATCTTCGTAAAGACGAACCCTATCTGGCCTATAACGATTTCGATTTCCGGGTGATCTGTGCCCGCGATGGCGATTGCCTCGCACGCTATCTGGTGCGGATGGAAGAAATGCGGGAAAGTGCCAGCATTATCTCTCAGGCGATTGAAAATATTCCCGTTGGCCCAGTCAACATCAGTGTGGATGATAAACTGACGATTCCAGATAAATCAGCCACGTATCGAAGTATCGAAGGTTTAATTCAGCACTTCGAGTTGTTCATGTGGAATCGTCGCTGGCAGCCACCAGTTGATGAATGTTACGCAGCCACGGAAGCGCCAAACGGTGAACTGGGCTTTTACATTGTTTCCGATGGGGAAGGTGGGGCGTATCGTGCGAAAACTCGACCGCCGTCATTTATCCATTTTGCCATGTTCCCCCACCTGATTGAAGGGCACACCATTGGCGATGTGCCTGCCGTGCTGGGTAGCTTGAACATTATTGCGGCAGAACTGGATCGCTAA
- a CDS encoding NAD(P)H-dependent oxidoreductase subunit E — translation MMGVLTAEIREKIEAYIPRYPSKQAVTLPALHIVHDALRCVPLEAIREIAEMLDLAPSEVHDTMTFYQFFREEPNPLGQTRFWVCRSLACHLKGADKLIAHCAEKLGIAPGQTTPDGRISLEFAECIGACEGAPACLINDEHMMNATTEKVDQYFASVNS, via the coding sequence ATGATGGGTGTGCTAACAGCCGAAATCCGAGAAAAAATCGAAGCGTACATCCCACGTTACCCCAGCAAACAGGCGGTAACCCTGCCCGCACTCCACATTGTTCACGATGCTTTGCGGTGCGTGCCACTGGAAGCGATTCGAGAAATCGCCGAGATGCTCGATCTCGCACCGTCCGAAGTGCACGACACGATGACTTTTTACCAGTTTTTTCGGGAAGAACCGAACCCACTGGGCCAGACGCGGTTCTGGGTGTGTCGCAGCCTGGCCTGCCACCTGAAAGGTGCGGACAAACTAATAGCCCACTGTGCGGAAAAACTGGGAATTGCCCCCGGCCAGACCACACCCGATGGGCGGATCAGCCTGGAATTTGCCGAATGTATTGGTGCCTGTGAAGGGGCACCCGCCTGTTTAATTAACGATGAACATATGATGAACGCCACCACCGAGAAAGTAGATCAGTACTTCGCATCGGTAAACTCATGA
- a CDS encoding molybdopterin-dependent oxidoreductase yields MCDEGRHGYHYLNSKVRFSRTVQRVPDGATTKWQPTPYVQSVAKLNEEWKLRATAKPDGVWVTISPFLTVEEAYLVAKFAKQLSSKATLVLGHVPFVGEDDQFPKDRRGNVKQPAKFTIRAEKAPNRRGVEEVLKKLQGEIIPLARLNDAIQQGKVESLIWTGGYPSTELLAGQALTSLERVPFLVATSLFADAITAHAHWVVPSAGFTEKDGTFVNHGDLAQCLKKATQSPGEARSEGQLFHDLLGRNGLFRSDLVRTELAKEIPFFSKLPAIVPENGIKL; encoded by the coding sequence ATGTGCGATGAAGGTCGCCATGGTTACCATTATTTGAACTCCAAAGTGCGGTTTTCCCGCACGGTTCAACGGGTGCCAGACGGAGCCACTACCAAATGGCAGCCAACGCCATACGTTCAGTCAGTGGCCAAACTGAATGAAGAATGGAAGCTTCGTGCAACCGCAAAACCAGATGGGGTGTGGGTAACAATTTCACCATTCCTGACGGTGGAAGAAGCCTATTTAGTTGCAAAGTTCGCCAAACAACTTTCGTCCAAAGCAACACTGGTACTGGGCCATGTTCCATTTGTGGGCGAGGACGACCAGTTTCCTAAAGACCGCCGCGGGAATGTGAAGCAGCCAGCAAAGTTCACCATTCGTGCGGAAAAAGCCCCCAACCGCCGTGGGGTGGAAGAAGTCCTGAAAAAGCTGCAAGGCGAGATCATTCCACTGGCACGATTAAATGATGCGATTCAGCAGGGCAAAGTGGAATCTCTGATCTGGACTGGCGGCTATCCTTCGACGGAACTTCTTGCAGGTCAGGCACTTACGTCATTGGAACGGGTCCCCTTTCTGGTGGCAACCTCGCTGTTTGCCGATGCGATTACTGCCCACGCTCATTGGGTGGTGCCCAGTGCTGGCTTCACCGAAAAAGATGGCACCTTTGTGAACCATGGCGATCTGGCACAGTGCCTGAAGAAAGCAACACAATCACCGGGTGAAGCGAGAAGCGAAGGTCAGTTATTCCACGATCTGCTGGGGCGGAACGGCTTGTTCCGCAGTGATCTGGTCCGCACCGAACTCGCCAAAGAAATCCCGTTTTTCAGCAAGTTGCCTGCAATTGTGCCAGAAAATGGCATCAAATTGTAA
- a CDS encoding thiamine pyrophosphate-dependent enzyme has protein sequence MSSQPHHFSDADDTNHGSVLKTGRRIFSGFESLSSEKCLEMYRLMVRTRALEERTIKMSKSGEGYFWVGGPGEEAFNVALGLQANIGKGPSFDYFHLHYRNAGTLLAMGMPMIDHIRQMAMTATDPHSRGRNFVGHYAVPAWNVVPVTSVIEVQYTMAPGTAKMQKRVPDGTGVSIVVGGDAGTAEGDFASCMIWSSRPGDELPVLMVVTNNRYGISTPASTQHGEKRICDRGEVFGIPGELVDGNDPILVWHALERAFEYCRKERRPFLLEVEVSRLHGHSSSSGASRIQHEPDCVRLFERKLIDAGVIHQELAEAIYHEALEEASAAVEKVASEPRPTKDDLYSHTYAPSSVDQIYPTDFTGLPGEN, from the coding sequence ATGTCGAGTCAACCTCATCATTTTTCGGATGCCGATGATACCAATCATGGTTCGGTTCTGAAAACTGGTCGCCGCATCTTCAGCGGCTTTGAGTCGCTATCTTCCGAAAAATGCCTGGAAATGTATCGACTGATGGTGCGGACACGTGCTTTGGAAGAACGCACCATCAAAATGTCCAAGTCTGGTGAAGGCTATTTCTGGGTAGGTGGGCCGGGCGAAGAGGCATTCAATGTCGCACTTGGCTTGCAGGCGAACATTGGCAAGGGCCCCAGTTTCGACTATTTCCATCTGCACTACCGCAACGCTGGCACATTGCTGGCGATGGGCATGCCGATGATCGACCATATCCGACAAATGGCGATGACTGCCACCGATCCTCATTCGCGTGGCAGAAATTTTGTGGGACATTATGCGGTTCCCGCCTGGAATGTGGTGCCGGTAACCAGTGTGATTGAAGTGCAGTATACGATGGCACCCGGTACCGCCAAAATGCAGAAACGGGTTCCGGATGGTACGGGTGTATCCATTGTTGTGGGTGGGGATGCAGGTACTGCAGAAGGTGATTTTGCTTCCTGCATGATCTGGAGCAGCCGACCGGGCGATGAATTGCCTGTTCTGATGGTGGTTACCAACAATCGCTACGGAATTTCTACCCCAGCCAGCACCCAGCATGGCGAAAAGCGAATCTGCGACCGTGGGGAAGTTTTTGGCATCCCCGGCGAACTGGTGGATGGCAACGACCCTATTCTCGTCTGGCACGCACTGGAGCGTGCATTTGAATATTGCCGAAAAGAACGTCGGCCTTTCCTGCTGGAAGTGGAAGTTTCCCGCCTTCATGGGCATTCCTCATCCAGTGGTGCCAGTCGCATTCAGCACGAGCCAGACTGTGTCCGGTTGTTTGAACGGAAATTGATCGACGCGGGTGTCATTCATCAGGAACTGGCCGAAGCGATCTACCACGAGGCACTGGAAGAAGCGAGTGCCGCAGTGGAAAAAGTGGCTTCTGAACCACGCCCCACGAAAGACGATTTGTACAGTCACACCTACGCACCCAGCAGTGTCGACCAGATCTACCCGACCGATTTCACTGGTTTGCCGGGCGAAAATTAG
- the cbiE gene encoding precorrin-6y C5,15-methyltransferase (decarboxylating) subunit CbiE produces the protein MSNTFNEKVFIVGIGGDGFSGLTQRAREIVLAAEIVFGSANALQLLPEITGQPVVIGSDLRGITEQLQQQFGKKTMAIVATGDPLFYGVARYLCDRLGKERFEVLPHVSSMQLAFARVKETWEDAYLTDLSSRSLDDVLNRIRIAETVGLFTSDTYHPARIARELLTRGLDYFRAYVCENLGGKDERITQGELNEIQSMQFDPLNVMILRRKPGKPDSARIVKQLMRFGNPDDVFAQSRPKTGLITQAEVRAIALAQLDLQPGTIFWDVGAGSGSVALEAAQLVHPGRAFAIEQDSADYHLIVANAETYGVSNLQAVSGTAPAVYEDLPTPDAIFVGGNGGEVARLLEASYSALRFGGRLVVNVGTLEMLNSTYQVLKRLAGDVHVLLIQISRSVEQLEAIRFEAVNPTFLLKAIKTGVSSQKTG, from the coding sequence GTGTCCAATACTTTTAATGAGAAAGTTTTCATTGTTGGGATCGGTGGTGATGGGTTCAGCGGTCTGACCCAGCGTGCCCGCGAGATTGTGCTTGCGGCGGAAATTGTGTTTGGATCTGCGAACGCACTGCAACTATTGCCGGAAATTACTGGCCAACCGGTGGTCATTGGCAGCGACCTGCGTGGCATCACCGAGCAATTGCAGCAGCAGTTTGGCAAAAAAACAATGGCGATCGTCGCCACGGGGGACCCACTCTTTTATGGTGTGGCACGTTATTTGTGCGACCGGCTCGGCAAAGAACGCTTCGAAGTACTCCCCCACGTCAGCAGTATGCAACTGGCATTTGCCCGCGTGAAAGAAACGTGGGAAGATGCCTATCTGACCGATTTATCCAGTCGATCGCTGGATGATGTGCTGAATCGCATTCGCATCGCGGAAACGGTGGGGCTGTTTACCAGCGATACCTACCACCCGGCACGGATCGCGCGGGAACTTCTCACCCGCGGTCTGGACTATTTTCGGGCCTATGTCTGCGAAAATCTGGGTGGGAAAGACGAGCGGATTACCCAGGGGGAACTGAATGAGATTCAATCGATGCAGTTCGACCCACTGAACGTGATGATTCTGCGTCGCAAGCCGGGTAAGCCGGATTCTGCCAGAATTGTGAAGCAATTGATGCGATTTGGTAATCCGGACGATGTTTTTGCCCAAAGTCGCCCCAAAACGGGCCTGATCACCCAGGCAGAGGTGCGGGCAATTGCCCTTGCTCAACTGGATTTGCAACCGGGCACCATTTTCTGGGATGTCGGTGCTGGTTCCGGTTCGGTGGCACTGGAAGCCGCCCAACTGGTGCACCCAGGGCGGGCGTTTGCCATCGAACAGGATTCTGCCGACTACCACCTGATTGTTGCCAATGCGGAAACGTACGGGGTCTCCAATCTGCAGGCGGTTTCGGGCACCGCACCAGCAGTTTATGAAGATTTGCCCACCCCGGACGCAATTTTTGTCGGTGGCAATGGTGGGGAAGTTGCCCGCCTGCTTGAGGCATCTTACAGTGCTTTACGATTCGGCGGTCGACTGGTAGTAAACGTAGGAACACTCGAAATGCTGAATTCGACTTATCAGGTGCTGAAACGGCTTGCAGGTGATGTGCACGTGCTACTGATTCAGATTTCCCGAAGTGTGGAGCAATTGGAAGCAATTCGGTTTGAAGCGGTCAACCCGACTTTTTTACTAAAAGCGATCAAAACAGGTGTTTCCAGCCAGAAAACAGGCTGA
- the nuoB gene encoding NADH-quinone oxidoreductase subunit NuoB, whose protein sequence is MAVAFPDFIVSKLDWIANQARANSLWPMPFATACCGIELMATASSRYDIARFGSEAMRFSPRQCDLMIVAGRVVMKMVPVMQRIWLQMPEPKWCISMGACASSGGVFDTYAVVQGIDRFIPVDVYVPGCPPRPEQLIRAVLDLQEKVKATGTVDASEFAERNLYTGPNRLVEQLAPEETIIVPGDYNTATRQQN, encoded by the coding sequence ATGGCGGTAGCTTTTCCCGACTTCATCGTCAGCAAACTGGACTGGATTGCCAATCAGGCCCGTGCCAACAGCCTGTGGCCGATGCCATTTGCCACTGCCTGCTGTGGCATCGAGTTAATGGCCACCGCGTCCAGTCGCTACGATATCGCCCGTTTTGGCTCGGAAGCGATGCGTTTCAGCCCACGGCAGTGCGATCTGATGATCGTGGCTGGTCGGGTGGTGATGAAAATGGTGCCCGTAATGCAACGGATCTGGCTGCAAATGCCAGAACCGAAGTGGTGCATCAGCATGGGGGCCTGTGCTTCTTCTGGTGGGGTGTTCGATACCTACGCGGTGGTGCAGGGGATTGATCGGTTTATCCCGGTTGACGTTTACGTGCCTGGCTGTCCCCCGCGTCCGGAACAGTTGATTCGGGCGGTGCTCGACCTGCAGGAAAAAGTAAAGGCTACTGGCACAGTCGATGCTAGCGAATTTGCCGAGCGGAATCTCTACACTGGCCCCAATCGGCTGGTGGAACAACTGGCACCAGAAGAAACGATTATTGTGCCCGGCGACTACAACACCGCAACCCGACAACAAAACTAA
- a CDS encoding DUF3467 domain-containing protein, producing the protein MSDEASAGGAMVPVPPSVKPQHIRMEFNPANVTTTYCNLFRVGGTFEELIIDFGFHSGLILGGQVESAKFSQRILMSYPSAKRLLSSLTAAIRQHEASFGTIETEPGKRTKQS; encoded by the coding sequence ATGTCTGATGAAGCTTCTGCAGGTGGGGCGATGGTACCCGTGCCACCTTCGGTTAAACCGCAGCATATCCGGATGGAGTTCAATCCGGCTAATGTCACCACCACCTACTGCAATCTGTTTCGCGTGGGAGGCACTTTTGAAGAGCTGATCATCGACTTTGGCTTTCATTCTGGTCTGATTCTGGGTGGGCAAGTAGAATCTGCAAAGTTCAGTCAACGGATTTTAATGAGTTATCCTTCTGCCAAACGTCTGTTAAGCAGTCTGACTGCTGCCATCCGACAGCACGAAGCAAGTTTTGGAACCATTGAAACAGAACCGGGCAAACGCACCAAACAAAGTTAG
- the nuoF gene encoding NADH-quinone oxidoreductase subunit NuoF, whose protein sequence is MAQHEPVLLARIAQPDSHRLEGYRKDGGYSALEKALKEQAPVDVINTVKNSGLRGRGGAGFPTGLKWTFLPKDHPGPIYLCINADESEPCTFNNRILMEKDPHQVLEGVMLACYAIRSQTAYFYIRYEYGTAYRALQSAIDELYAAGLLGKNILGTEFCLDIFLHRGAGAYICGEETGLIESLEGKRAWPRIKPPFPAIEGAFRKPTIVNNVETLACVTQIMRRGIDWFKSIGVAPDPNNPRDAGSYGPKLYCVSGHVNNPGCWELPLGVTSRELINNYAGGVSNNRTVKAVIPGGLSMGFMTENELDIPLDFNGPGKVGCLGLGTGALTVIDDQTSMIDVLHNVCQFYAHESCGQCTPCREGTGWMLKITDRLRRGLGRREDLDILIDVADRIGIMPGTTICGLSDGAGWPVKNAIRKFRQEFEDAIKSGRKSTIQSLALVH, encoded by the coding sequence ATGGCACAGCATGAACCAGTTTTGCTCGCACGGATTGCCCAGCCGGATAGTCATCGGTTGGAAGGCTACCGAAAAGATGGTGGTTATTCCGCGCTCGAAAAAGCCCTGAAAGAGCAGGCCCCCGTCGATGTGATCAACACTGTGAAAAACTCTGGCCTGCGTGGTCGGGGTGGTGCAGGCTTTCCAACCGGATTAAAATGGACTTTTCTTCCCAAAGATCATCCGGGTCCAATCTATCTGTGCATCAATGCGGATGAAAGTGAACCGTGTACCTTCAATAACCGCATTCTCATGGAAAAAGATCCCCACCAGGTGCTGGAAGGGGTGATGCTGGCGTGCTACGCAATCCGCAGTCAGACTGCCTATTTTTACATTCGTTATGAATACGGCACCGCATACCGGGCGTTACAATCGGCGATTGATGAATTGTACGCAGCGGGCCTGTTAGGCAAAAACATTCTCGGAACCGAGTTTTGCCTCGATATTTTCCTCCACCGTGGGGCCGGGGCCTATATTTGCGGTGAAGAAACTGGCCTGATTGAAAGTCTGGAAGGGAAACGGGCCTGGCCACGCATCAAGCCACCTTTTCCCGCAATTGAAGGGGCCTTTCGCAAGCCCACCATTGTGAACAATGTGGAAACTCTGGCGTGCGTTACCCAGATCATGCGACGTGGCATCGACTGGTTCAAATCAATTGGTGTCGCACCAGATCCCAACAACCCACGCGATGCGGGCAGTTATGGACCGAAACTTTATTGTGTTTCTGGTCATGTGAACAATCCGGGCTGTTGGGAATTACCTCTGGGCGTCACCTCGCGAGAGTTGATCAATAATTATGCCGGTGGGGTCAGTAATAACCGCACGGTGAAAGCGGTGATTCCTGGTGGCCTGAGTATGGGCTTCATGACCGAAAATGAGCTGGATATCCCTCTCGACTTTAACGGACCAGGGAAAGTAGGCTGTCTTGGCCTTGGAACGGGTGCGTTGACTGTGATTGATGATCAGACCAGCATGATTGATGTGCTGCACAACGTCTGCCAGTTTTATGCCCACGAATCGTGCGGGCAGTGCACTCCATGCCGGGAAGGTACTGGCTGGATGCTGAAAATCACTGATCGTCTGCGCCGGGGCCTTGGGCGACGCGAAGATTTGGATATCTTAATCGATGTTGCAGACCGAATTGGTATTATGCCAGGAACCACTATCTGCGGCTTGTCCGACGGTGCGGGCTGGCCGGTCAAGAATGCCATTCGTAAGTTTCGGCAGGAATTCGAAGACGCGATTAAGTCCGGTCGAAAAAGCACCATCCAAAGTCTGGCGCTGGTGCATTGA